A stretch of DNA from Hirundo rustica isolate bHirRus1 chromosome 1, bHirRus1.pri.v3, whole genome shotgun sequence:
CATAGGCAGAATGCCAGGAAAGAgacagaggaggaagggaaacagGGGTGAACCTCCCAGTGTTACTGACTGGAAACAGAATAAAGGATGATGTTTTCCAAATGCTCTATGGTCTAAGTGTTATCACTTGGACCATAGAGAATGACAGACCTAACAGTTTCCTAGACATGGAGCAGTATAAGGTATACTCAAAgtatattcaaaaatatttcatgaagGAATACAAACACCACTGAAAGAGTGATTTCAGAATATGTTAATCAAATAGtgaaaaatatgaaggaaaTTTTGGGGACCCTTCCCATTGcacaaaattacttaaaaaaaatcccctttagtcttttaagattaaaaaggactcacaaaaatagaaaagtgcataacagaaaacaaatacctGGCTTTTATACCAGTTTTGGTACTAGTTCCCTGTATTTAacccttttgttttatttcctatCAGAAGAAGTGTGAAGAAAGCAGACACTGTACAGAGGTTTTATAAAGATAGCTGGTTCAGTGTTGTAGAAAGCTTTTAAGGTGCTCTTttaatgaagaagaaattctCTGGTTAAGTCAGGACTTCTACAAATGATATCAAACCTCCCAAGATCTGAGTCAAActttgcagtttgttttctaGTTGTCACTCAGTGGCTCTAGCTGGACAGTTATGATTAAGCAATTGCATTGTGAACGTTGCGTGCTTGGTGAatcttttgttttaagaaaaaaggaagacaatCCCAAGATGAATGGGCTGTCTGGATGACAGCCACCAGGAGTGAAGTCAGCAGAACTTGGCATTAATGAGGGAAAAGGCAATTCTGGCAGTGGCAAGTTGAGACCATCACTTCAATGACCACCTACTTAAAGCAGACCCCAGACTCAGCTGGAGGGAAGAACTGCACATGCAGACTACTTAGCATGAGGAACAAGAGCTACAACTAATAGGAATTTGAGTActaattagtaaaaaaaaaaatgtaatctgTAACCAGTGAGTGATGATGCCTCTCTTTGCTAAAATGCATAGTTTTGATGATCAGGAACCAGTCCTTTGTGGGTTATCTCCCTACCTTGTGCAAACTGGAATAAAGCATTGAAATACCTCACCTTGGTGTGTGAATTGGTGCTGCACATCTGGGAATGAGCAGCACAACACAAGGGTTTACATCATTATTTCTGTTATTGTGGGAGCAGTAATGGGGAAAGACTCCATTTTGAGCCTGAGAACATCTTCCTGGGCTATCTTCGATATGCTGCCGATGTGTTTATTTCCTAGGGCAACACCTGGGTTTGCAGACTGCCTGTTTTGCCTGATGACTTGGAAAGCACTCTAGAGCATTTCATTCAAAGGGACTATATGCTTGATTTACGGTATACATATTTTATAAAGGCAATTTTAAGTGCTTCAAGGGACAGATGGAGGCAATATATCCAACACAAAATGCTTATACAGTGTTTTGAGAATGGAAAGTACACAAGAGCCAtactgttggaaaaaaaaaaaaaaatgtgcccAGTGAAAACTGGTAAAATTGAAACTATTATAATAATGATTAAGAAGTAATGGTACAGATTGCTCAAACCTCCAAACAAACACCCTCAGAAAAAAACTAAATCCAGGTAAAGAACTGGAGAAGGGATGAGCTGTAGAGCACATCCATGAAAATCTCTGTATGCCTTCAGGTTTTGTGGATGTCTTTGCCTGAAAATGTCTACCAGTGACATGTCTACCTTTTCCGTGTGTTTAATAATGTTGTATGCAACGATTTACAATATTCCTTTGGGGTTTGTTGGCTGTAGAGAGAACAGTTTGGATCACAGTACAGTCAAAGAGGGCAGACCAATGTATCAACTTACATGACTAAAACCTGGGCTGCTAAGTCTTTGAAAGATCAGGTTTGGAAACCTCTTTTTGATTTTATCTAACGATATCATTTGAACCAGGTTTACTAAATAACTTCAGTTTAAACACATGCTTTCGGGTATCAATATGTGAGCATTTCAAATCAGTCTCAAAGTCAATAAGTAGTTTCAACATGTCTAAATATCTTTAAACACAGCTGTTTTGTCTCTGTTGAACCTGGTAAGAAGTACcatttggaaatatttgttttcaaaagtcCAAAACGCCATGCACCTGGACTCTACTTGCCTAAGCTGAGTGCCCTGTAATAGAGATCTGCTCTCTATACAGGCTTTGTATTTAGCAAACACACCAATCTTAATTACTGTGTGCAAGGTTGTTCTCTTCCAGCATCACAGGTTCCTCTTTCCTGCTATGGAAAAGCTGCCCTTGAGTGCAAGAAAGGATGCATGAAGGCTGCTGTGGATGGAACAGGTTTGGGGTCAGAGGGAGCAGGCTGCTTCATGCACAGACCTAGTCCCTCTACTCTGTTTCTCACTCCTTCTTCTGTAAAACTACACTCAAGTAGGACTAGAAGGAATTTTATGTTTACAGCATCTCTTGTGGGTGGAGCATAGCCCTTTTTTCATGAGATTCCTTATCAACACTAACATTCTTTAAGTCCTGTCAGCCCTCTCTATCTCATCTGATCATTCATTTATTTGTATTCTATGTCTCTCTCCCAAGGTGCTTGATACTGAGCACCTCTTACACAAGTTCCTGAGTGCCCACCAAGCCTGCTCAGGACTACTGAATGCTTCAAAAGAAAGACAGGACACTCCAAGCCTTTGACAAAATCTTTGCTGCAAATTTAATGGATTGCTGTTATTGCAACTACATTGTGTCCCCAATCTCAGCTGCTGGAGTAGGGGTGCAGACACCAGAGCCTAGAAAAAGCAGGCAAGAACTGGAGTTTCCGCTTCACAGTCTTGGCATGTAGGAGGTGAGACCATTAAGAAGAGACTTCAACAAGCCCAGTCATAATCTATGTCTCCTTTAAACTACACAGTAGAGAAGAGCCAGGCTATCTACTGAACTCTGTTTTTTGGGCCTTCTAAAATGCTTAAAATGCTCTTTTGCCTGGGGCTAGGGTCATAAGAGTCAGAATGGGAGGCAAATTAAGcttaaaatcatgttttcaCCAGTGTTTAATATAAAATGTGAATGTCCTCTCAGAGGATGTTTGTAACTCATCAGTTAGTCTAGCTGGAAACTAtgtataataaataatttagtaGATATTCTACAACAAGGACTATAAACATGCAAACCGATATAAACAGTGCCTGATATAGGGAAACACTTAGATGAGCTCTTCCTTTGATTTTGGAAGCTGACATTTTTTTCAATCCTCATGCTTCTACAGAGGCATAAACCCCGGCTATGTTCAATGCCTGCCAGCAGTTACCATATCATGGTTTCTCAAATAAAGAAATAACTACAAGGATTAAGAAGGACTGCTAGAACTTTGCTAAGTAAAAACCAATTATAgaccaaaaaaaagagaataaattaatctgtaagcttttttttttttttttttttttttttttttttttttttttttttcctggtctaAGACTGCTGTAACCAATGGCCTGCTTTATACCCTCAAACTTAAATACATTTGTTTATCCAACCCACAAACTCGATTGTCTGCTTCAGAGCTGCCTTGAAGATAACCTTAAAGCTGCTTAATAAAGTAATAGTAAAACTCAGTCAAATGTTAGTGTGTTGTTAAAACAGACTCTGGATTTTGGGCTAACCTTTCATGCTAAATACTTTTACAAAATCACTGAAGCAAAAATATTAGGTGAAACTGACCATAACCTGCTAGGACTGTACCCTTGCTgtggaaaaagtgaaaatgtaggctacttttctctgctttgcaaCTTACTGTAATATACTTTAAAACTAAATATATGAAAGAGATAGATATAGCATTTACATATGGGATTGCAGATGTATCAAAGGGAATATGATAACTTGTTGAAGAGTAACAAACTTTATTGCAAAAAAGACACAGATGTGTGGGAACTGATGAAAACATGACATTAAGGATATGCCAGCATTTCCATTTACTTAGAACCCTCCCATTAAAAGTGCCCTGAGCATGGTATATATTTAGCTACAGTTCCTCTTTTAGTCACTTCAAAGTGGAGGAGAATCAGGGTGTAAACAGCCTCAATAAATGACTTCACCAAGAGAGTTTCCTGTTCCTCAGATATGGTTTTctcactttgttttatttcatgatacccaaaattccttttgaaaacacaCTTTCTAGATCGTAGTGCTCCCAAGAATTGCCTCAAGCATTCTGTTGCATGAGAATGTAGATTCCTAGTTTGTGGTTCTGGTAGAAGCAATTACCTGGCTAACATTTCAAGGTGCATATAATGATTGGACTGTGCAATTCAGGAGGACACAATTAATTTAATACTTGGACTTTTTCCACAGCTTGCCATTTCCTAGGGCTACTAATGTTAGTCTAGTCCTCAAGAGGAATTTTGTAATTTCCAAACTTCAGGCTGTTCTGCATTACACCAATAGCCCCTAACTAATGTGGTGGGTTGtgtggttttgttattttttgtttgtttgtttgttgttgttttttggtgggtttttttttgttgttgttttggtttggtttttggggtttttttgtttttttgttttttttggcaACAAAACAGTCATTTCGGGGAATGAAAAATTGGCAGAAATCTCTTCTGCCAACCAAAGGATAtccttttccaaggaaaaattCCATGTGGGTCTTTCAGATTAATCAGCTAAAGTTTTCCAAAGTTTTGCAACAGGTGAAGGCAGTTATAGATACACCAAGTacacagctgtatttttttccttatgtctATGGATGtttaaattttctcattttctctttctggtcTAGGACACTATAATGAATACAAAAAATCCTCACTTCTACTGAAATGGACTTGTTTTAGATGTGTCACTATCTACAAAATAAGTCATACCAAACTGCAGTCTCAGAATTTTCTCTtcaatgtaaatatttcagcacattgattttatctatttttttatttattttatttaatttttattcatgaCTTACATAGAGCTGTAATCAAATTggtttgaaatttttcttgtaaattcATTGTATAAACCATATTTCTTAAGTAGAAGCATGCATGAAAATAAACCAATTCATTTTCTGAATGATATGAGTTTATGATAGTATAACATATCCTTCAATGTTTTTAACATGATTATATGAAACTTATCTGGGAAATTTGGATTATATATCAAGTAATAAAGTTTCTGTAGACACCTAACAAATCAAGCTGCAAAATAACACAATCTGGATTCTCACCCCAAGACTTAAAAGTTCTTTCAGGGATACATTAAATGAGGTTTATgggtatttaattttttatgtttgtATCTTTTATATAAAGATCTCTTCTGAACTAGGTAGCTCCTGGTGAAAGTAACAAAAAAACTGTTACATATTGATAGATATTGGtccaaataattaaaatgttggATGATCTCAAGTTGCTAATAGTGCCCTTTCTCCTCTTACACCCCCTGTTCCTGGTGCAGTAACTTCAGAGCTATCACCTTTCATGGGGAATTCAAGCAATGCCATAAAATGCTACATGATaccttgttttccttcagcGCGCTTGTCATTCACTTTGACAAAACTGTGAATGCACATATATTTGAAATGCATTCCAGTTCAGTGGGGCCCAAACTATGGCTTGCAGGCCTTACTTGGTCTACCAGAATAATTTCTCTGGTCTTGACTTGTTCCTTGCTAATATCGACTCCCAAATCTTCACAGCTCATTCTCTGCTTAACAGCAAAAAGTGTATTCCCTGCACGAGCTTCTTCCTTCAAGTGGATATAAAGGAATCTATAGCAAGGAAAACTGCAGGCCAGATGGATGAGCCTGCTGTGGCCTAAGAATCATTACTCCTGACACAGATTATTCAATACTGCACTTCCCACGAAAGGATCTTCACAGTAATGCTGGCAGAACTAACAGATATTAAGAAATACATTTGTGTTATGGTTCTTAAtataattttctcaaaaaagtCATGCTTCTCCCTCACAAAGAGCAATTCAGAAATAACTATGGCAAGTTTTTAGGAGCTTCAGAATTATTTCAGGTCCTGATTTGTGGCTACTCACCATCTTCAGGGTCTGTCTTCATTGCGGACCAGTTGCATGGACCTAAATGCGTCATGTGTTTAACTTCAGTAAGATAACTCACATGCTTAGTTGGGTGTGTTTGCATGATAATAGTccttcaaataaaaaatgagaCAGAAGAATCATAGTTTCAAAACATATAGCATATAGCAAAATAGCATTTCCCAGTTGCTGGTGTCAGGACAAGGAAATATCCTCAGCCTACATCGCAGGCCTGGAAAAAACACCTGTCTGGCAAAAATTCTTTAATATCCACTACCATCTATATAATTGTGAGAGCATCTTtctacagaaacacattttcttgAAGCAGAACAGTACTCCCTGTGCCTCTCAGGTTTTACAAGAATTCATTGAGAAAGGACAAAATGAGATATAAAGATAGGTAAGAAATCAGCTCGAATGATAGATAATGAAACTCTAAATAATTAGATCTGTCTAAGAAGCAGTATTAGTGGATGTAATGCAATAATTTAAACCCATATGAACTaaacctgtaatttttattCCTATTACTTCAAATAATTTCCAAGAGTAACAAACGTAACAGCTgagctttttaaaagaacaggTTAGACAGCATTTGCTGCAAATTATTCACTAAATCAACTAATCCATCTGGggataaaggaaaaacaaacataaagcGCTATCTTTTTTGGAGAACAAAGTGTTTGtccaggagctgtgtgctcaAGAGCTTGCCTAGTTTTCAAGTGTACTGATTgcaaagaaaactgcttttcccTACAGATCTTGCCTTGCTTATATCACTGCACCTGCATCATCCATGGTACAGGAATATCCTATCATTCACTGACTAGTAAGTCTGAAAGGCAGACCATTTTGTCCAGCATTTTTTCTAGCAATGTGCCAATTTGGCACATTTTCAAGGGCGTgtgaggttgttttttttttcccttcagatgGGAAAGAGCGTGCTGGGAAGACTTGCAGGAGCCAGCTGACACTGCCTCTCATCTCTGTAGCTGTATCCGCTGTGCATGAGGGAGCAGCTACCAGCTCCACCCAAGTCTTGCTGAATTCCTGTGGCCTCACTTGGATGTTTATCCAAAGATGCTCCATGACCATGATCTATGTCACTCAAAATCTAATTATTTGGCGTCTTTCCTTCCTGAGCTATTGCTCCAGAGGACAGAAGAATGCCAGGATTAACTATTTTAGGGAGCCTAGGTGATGGATAAGGTCAAGGAGTTTCAGCTTGTAGATTCCTAGGGACTGGAAAAGCATGTCCACTAactagttaattttttttataggTTAGAGTGTAGTATCAAAACTGTCACTTAGATACACCATTGTGTTCTTCATATCTCTTGCAGTCACTTTTCAAGTACATTTTCTGTGACTATAAATGCAGAACCCTGTAGCTTTTAAAGTGACAGCCGGAAATTCATTCCAGCTCAGAGTACAAGGTTCTGCACTCTAAATACAGCACCAGAGGGGCAGTGTAAAGCATGTAACTCTGTTAGACATTTCCACTCAGACTTCTTCCTGTTTTATGAAAGTAACTGCATCGAACAAAAATATACACAAGCTGAATCCACATCAAAGACATATGTGCTCTTAGTATAAAAACAGACATTAATATTTTGTCTTCCTGTTCTTCTACTGAACTTGCAGCCGCCCCCAGTTTGCTGAAATGCCTTACTGAACGTACAAGCATGCCCATCATCCTTTACAAGCTCTAGTGCAGGGTTTTCTTAACATTATTATAATTCTGGATGTATGCCCTGCCTGTGTTTACATCATAAACAAAGAGTGCATACAAAATCAAATGTTCACATTCAGACACAGgtaacagaaagaaagcaggtTATTTATCTGCAATTTCCCTGCTGTACAGAGTCCCccaagatttttttattctggtgtTGGCTCTCAAAGAGATCTGTCATTTTCTTAGGCTGATTTGTTGGATTGCCCAGGTTATATTGTTTCTACCATTGTATTTTGCAAGTGCATAACTGCAGTACTTAAAATATGTTCTTCATTTTGAgatgtttgcttgtttgtttgtttccaatCACCCTCTAACCTTTACAACCTACACGTATTCTCGTTTTATATACGCTTGCAAATTTCCCAGCAGGGGAATAAAAGTCCACTGGAGCACGTCGTATGTATAAGCGttgtaaagaaaacaaaacctttctgAACCTTGCCATTAGTAACCCCAGAGTAAAAGCAACCTACGAAGCTATCGAGGCTCCCGAGAAAACACCCCTCTAAATGGATGGCCCTCACAGCATATCCAGgcagtttctttctttctagcTCAAAATTCAACCTCAGACCGTCCCAAAGCGGGTCCGAGTCTTCAGGCATGTGAGCTACGCGGACCTGACGCGGAGGTGCCGCGGGCGCATCGGCTGTCGCCCCTCGACTCAAACTCCGGCCGCTGGCCGGGAGAGGCTCGTCCCGCTGGTTGAGAGGGGAAAGCCCGGCTGTTTGCGGTACAAAGCCCTCACGTACGAGAAGGAGAGTCGCCGACACGTCAAAGGAGCGCAAGAGTAACAGTATGGTCAGCGATGCTTGAACCCCGCGCTCCCCTGCCGGAAAACAACCCGCCTTCCAGCACGGCTCCTCCACACCCTGCAGGTTACGGCTCTGCCGGGAATGCGGGCAGCGGGGCCGACGGCGGTGtgcggcgcggggcggcgcgggcgaggcgggcggcggggccccgcggggGCACACCCGGCCGGCGCGGCGctcccggggcggggcggggcggggcgggaggcGGAGCCTTGGCGCCGCCGCCGAGCcccgcagcggggccgggcgctgctGCCCCCGGAGCCTCGCCTGGCCTCCTCCCTCCCGGCGTTGCCACATCGGCACCGCCGTTCCGCGAAGGCGCTTCCCGGAGCGGAGCGGGAGCTCAGCGCGGGGAGATGGAGCCCCggtgctgccgccgccgccgctgccgccgccccccggGACTCGCGCTCCGCCAGGGCCGCTGCTGCCACCGCCGGGACGGAGagagcggccccgccgccgtCTAACGCCGCAGCCCCGGCGGCGCGGCCGAGGCGGGAGGCGGCGCGGAGGCCGCCGCTGCCCCTCTGCCCGCCGGGCGGCGGCGAAGCGCGGCCCCCTCCTCCcgccctccccgccgccgcttccccgcccccgcccggccctCGGCCGGGCTCGGCAGCCGGGCCATGGCGGGGCGATGAGGGAACGGCCGCCCCTGCCCGCAGGCTGCGGGGGGAGGCGGGGAGCGAAGGGGCTGCGCGGCTCGGCGGCGCTGGcgccgggcggcggggcggggggatgcggggcgcgggggccgcggcgctgcagctcctctcccggGCCGTGAAGCAGGCGGCGGCGCAGGGCGCCCGGCAGGACCTGGGCCGCTGGCTGTCCCGAGCCGCCGGGACGGCGGCGGgaagcggcggcagcggggacGCCATCGGCTTCGTCccggcggaggcggcgggggccggcgggctgctgctggggcccTGCGCGGAGCAGGACGGGCTGCCGCCCgcggagctgctgctctgccagctgcccgagccgggcggcggcgggcatGGGCTGGCCGAGGCCCGGGGCTggcgctgctcctgctgcctgctgggcaCCTGCTGGTACAAGAGCTGCTTCAGCCTGTGCATCCTGGCCGCCGTCTGCTTCGCCTCGCTGGCCCTGGTGCGCCAGTACCTGCGGGACCTGCTGCTCTGGGCCGAGAGCCTGGACAGCCTGGCCGGTGTGCTGCTCTTCACCGTGGGCTTCGTCGTCGTGTCCTTCCCGTGCGGCTGGGGCTACATCCTGCTCAACGTGGCCGCCGGCTACCTCTACGGCTTCGTGCTGGGCATGGGGCTGATGGTGTTCGGCGTCCTGGTCGGCACCTTTGTCGCCCACGTGGCCTGCAAGCGGCTGCTGGCCCGCTGGGCACGGGCCAGGATCCAGGGAAGCGGGACGCTCAGTGCCATCGTCCGTGTCGTGGAGGGCGGCAGCGGCCTCAGGGTGGTGTGTCTGTCGCGGCTGACGCTGATCCCCTTCGGGCTGCAGAACGCCGTCTTCGCGGTGAGttccctgcctgggctgtgcgGTTGGGGAAGACAAGTGCTGGAAGGATGTCTTTCGGCGTAGTGGCTGCTGTTAATGGTAGAGGTTGCCTCCTTTTCTGGGAACAAGCCATGGTTTCTCTCTCCTAACAACGGTAGAAGCAACCCTCTCTGCCTTCTCTTCTATGCAGAGGGAAAGCAGGCAGATTTTTAAGATGTCTTGCTCACTGGCGTTGTGTTAAGAGTTGCCCTTTCATCTTTCGAGACTATATTCTGGTGTTAGAATCACCATGGTGTTGTATAGCACAATCTGTGGAGACCTCAACAGTTACAAAGTGTGCTTTCAAAGTGATCCACTTTAAACCTGGCAAGAGTTGAGGAAAACTCTTGCCAGATCTTTGTAAACTACTTAATATAAGTAATCATAttggaaagaaagaagtggACAGATTAAAATTCTTTCTTGGTGTGGTTGGTGTTTGTACCATGCATCTGGCAAATCCATAAAGGATGTTAGAGTCTATGCACACAAGACAGGTTGCAGGTTTCAGGCAGAGCAGGATGTAGCCTCAGACCTGAAAAGGGACTGTACTCTAGAGCGACGCTGAAAGTTAAAGCTGAGTCTGGGAAAGGGTTagtcttgcttttctttctacttTCAGGTGAAGAATGGTACATTCATTTGGTTTCTTTGATCAccttaaaggaaaaagtaaagaaGAACATGaagggtggtttttttgaatATTGTCATGCTGCTGATGACTATTACAGACCCTTATTTCTTCCCGAGTACTTTGTCTGAAGGATCTGTTTTGGCTGTGTTATCTTCAGTTTTATCTACTAACCTGATGAaa
This window harbors:
- the TMEM64 gene encoding LOW QUALITY PROTEIN: transmembrane protein 64 (The sequence of the model RefSeq protein was modified relative to this genomic sequence to represent the inferred CDS: inserted 1 base in 1 codon; deleted 1 base in 1 codon) is translated as MLEPRAPLPENNPPSSTAPPHPAGYGSAGNAGSGADGGVRRGAARARRAAGPRGGTPGRRGAPGAGRGGAGGGALAPPPSPAAGPGAAAPGASPGLLPPGVATSAPPFREALPGAERELSAGRWSPGAAAAAAAAAPRDSRSARAAAATAGTERAAPPPSNAAAPGRAAAKRGPLLPPSPPPLPRPRPAXRPGSAAGPWRGDEGTAAPARRLRGEAGSEGAARLGGAGAGRRGGGMRGAGAAALQLLSRAVKQAAAQGARQDLGRWLSRAAGTAAGSGGSGDAIGFVPAEAAGAGGLLLGPCAEQDGLPPAELLLCQLPEPGGGGHGLAEARGWRCSCCLLGTCWYKSCFSLCILAAVCFASLALVRQYLRDLLLWAESLDSLAGVLLFTVGFVVVSFPCGWGYILLNVAAGYLYGFVLGMGLMVFGVLVGTFVAHVACKRLLARWARARIQGSGTLSAIVRVVEGGSGLRVVCLSRLTLIPFGLQNAVFAITDLSLPNYLMASSLGLLPTQLLNSYLGTTLRTMEDVIAEQSVSGYFVFGLQIVISIGLSFYVVHRAQVELNAAIVACEMEMKTSLVKDTQPSINGSTTYCNKRTFSGGGVNIV